From Chitinivibrionales bacterium, one genomic window encodes:
- a CDS encoding PspC domain-containing protein translates to MKRIYRLESDKMIAGICAGLGDYFSIDPTIIRLVAVFVCIATGIWPLVIAYIVGWIIIPDKSELPAGEETKEENKTA, encoded by the coding sequence ATGAAAAGGATCTATCGCCTTGAAAGTGATAAAATGATTGCGGGTATCTGCGCAGGATTAGGGGATTATTTTTCGATTGATCCCACGATTATCCGTCTTGTTGCTGTATTTGTCTGTATTGCAACCGGTATCTGGCCTCTGGTTATTGCTTATATTGTTGGATGGATCATTATACCCGATAAATCGGAATTACCTGCCGGCGAAGAAACCAAAGAAGAGAATAAGACAGCCTGA
- a CDS encoding PAS domain S-box protein: MVMSKGKTAKTRQNDSLDELKQKVKHLEQDKSKLQNELLGTASFLSNILETSSTITIVATDLDRNIVYWNSGAENLLGYTAEEMVGKKKVDILYESDDVLTRRAIDETRKHIMTHGEACSCDVVERTKDGRPIWIKLTMTPRFNGNGKVIGILGIGQDITGHKQTEKKLNYSLRKLRRAVGGTIHAMALTVEKRDPYTAGHQQRTTDLARAIAAEMNLPKDTIDAIRMAGVIHDLGKVYVPAEILNKPGALSHHEFSLIRCHPEAGYDVIKYIDFPWPIGQIVLQHHERLDGSGYPHGLKGDEICMEAKIISVADVVESMSSHRPYRPACGLEKAVTEIEKNRGILYDPTVVDACIKLISKNEFQFKVNEAAARTW; this comes from the coding sequence ATGGTTATGTCAAAAGGAAAGACGGCTAAGACCCGGCAGAATGACTCACTCGATGAATTAAAACAGAAAGTCAAGCACCTTGAACAGGACAAATCCAAGCTTCAAAACGAGCTTCTGGGTACGGCCTCATTTTTAAGCAACATCCTCGAGACATCTTCAACAATTACTATCGTCGCAACAGATCTCGATCGGAATATCGTTTACTGGAACTCGGGGGCGGAAAATCTTCTCGGCTATACTGCCGAGGAAATGGTGGGTAAAAAGAAAGTGGATATTTTATACGAGAGCGACGATGTCCTGACCAGGCGAGCTATTGATGAAACCCGCAAGCATATTATGACTCATGGAGAAGCATGTTCCTGTGATGTTGTCGAACGCACAAAAGACGGTCGTCCGATATGGATCAAGCTGACCATGACCCCGCGATTCAACGGCAACGGTAAGGTTATCGGAATTCTGGGAATAGGCCAGGATATTACCGGACATAAACAGACCGAAAAGAAACTCAATTACAGTCTTCGAAAGCTCCGTCGTGCAGTAGGAGGGACTATCCATGCGATGGCCTTAACAGTCGAAAAACGTGACCCCTACACGGCCGGACATCAGCAGCGAACGACCGATCTGGCGCGGGCTATTGCTGCTGAAATGAACCTGCCCAAGGATACTATCGATGCGATCCGCATGGCAGGGGTGATTCACGATCTCGGGAAAGTTTATGTTCCTGCCGAAATACTCAATAAACCCGGCGCCCTGTCACACCATGAGTTTTCACTTATCAGATGCCATCCGGAGGCAGGGTATGATGTAATCAAATACATCGATTTCCCCTGGCCGATCGGACAGATCGTGCTCCAGCATCACGAACGTCTCGATGGCTCCGGGTATCCCCACGGATTAAAGGGCGATGAAATCTGTATGGAGGCGAAAATCATTTCGGTTGCGGATGTTGTCGAAAGCATGTCATCTCACCGTCCGTACCGTCCGGCTTGCGGTCTGGAAAAAGCTGTTACTGAAATTGAGAAAAATCGGGGTATCCTCTATGATCCCACGGTAGTTGATGCCTGTATAAAACTCATCTCCAAAAACGAATTCCAGTTCAAGGTCAACGAAGCGGCGGCTCGTACCTGGTAG